The Acidisarcina polymorpha genome includes the window GACCAGCAACGCTACCCGCTCAGCCGGGAAGCGGCGCTTGCCTACGCGCTTCCCTAAAAACCGCCGTCCCCTTGGGAGGTCAGCTCTTCGGCGGACTGGACGGCCCCGACTTCTTTTCAAGGCCGCCCCCGGAGGGACGGCCTCGCTGGAAAACGGAAGACGGATTGATCTCATCCGCCGATGCGAACCTCCCGATTGATTTCCTTCCAGGTGGAGGGCACAGGCTCGGGGAAGTTGTACCAGATAACTTCCAAAAGACTAAGACTGCCTTCCGCGAAGTGAAGAAGAACGCTGATGACATCGTTCTTGCCATCCAGGTTTATCCCTAATTCGATCTCTCCCACCAAGCCCTGATGACCACCGAACCGGGGATTCTGTGGTTGAGAAGGAGCTTCTAAAACAACTGAACGGCAGCCGCATCTGCATTCAGCGACTATGAACAGTTCACCTAAATCTACGTCGCTCCACGCCGGATTAGCCAAGACGATCTCGTTTATCCAAGCTCCTTCTTGGGAAGTCGGAGGCCTCCTCGGCACGTTGATGTAGCTACCATGTTCCATGCTCATCTCTTTGTAAACACCGTGGATTATTCTGAGCACACCATTGACCATTTTGCCCCTAAACCCTACGTCCGTTCCGAGTATCTGCAACAGAGCCGCCGAAACTCATGAACGAAGCCGATACTCTACAGCCTTTAACCTACGACCCGCTCAACCCGCTGAAAACAGGGCAGGGAAGCATGGTACGGCTTTCAATGGTGTGTTCTCAGGTCGCCATCGCCAACTTGGTTCCAGTTGACGCAGTTAATCGCGGCAAATTCTACAGGGACAGTTTGGTTGTATCCGTGCCAAGCGCAAAAGCGATACCAGTGCGGTCCGAACTGATCAAAATACTGCACTATGCCAAAGACAGCCAAATAAGATCTTCCTGCCCTCAAGTCTTCTAACTCTTTTGGCGAAAGAAACCTATTTTTGTAGTTAACTTTGTCGAGCAGAGGAATATCCAGAATCGCGACCTCCATTGGAAAAATGGGATTGTGAAGCAGTTGCGTCCTAGCCTGACTAAGGTTTAAAGAAGGGGGATTTCCAGCATTAATTATCTCGAATACCCCTTCACTAAAGCTGGTGCTTATTATGCTCTTACCAATATTGGTGAGAGTAGCTTCTATCACCGGTGTTTGGTCAGATTTGAGATTAGTGGGGAATTGATAGTTAACCTTTACCCACGCCCGCTCGTCAACTTGGAAATTGTGCCGGAGATCGTGCCACTGGAGATAGGTTATCCCCCCATAAAAAGTAACGATCACGAGCGTAAGAATTTCTATAACGAGGCGTATTTTGTCGCGGATTGCAGTCTCTTTACAAGCGGCATTTTCCTGTTCCTGGTCAAGAGGGTGACTCTTTGTCAGTATTTCTCCAGTCACTCTTGCGTCGCCGTTCCAGTGGCAAAAATGTTTCTCGGCGGCCCCCTTATCTGGATTGGAATGGCCTCGATTGCCGGCTCGTTTATTTTGGCTTGACATAAGACCTAGTTTGGTAAAACACGGATTCTACAAAGGCCGTTAAAGCACCTGAAGAAATCAAAATCGATTAGATTCCCTACAATATTCGCACGATCAAATGCATCGTTGTGGACGAAAATTAATTCGACGCGGGTTGCGACAGCTGAGCTTGCCCCCGGGAAACGTCTCTCCTAGCGAGCTGTTGTAATTGCGAAGAGGAGACTTTGGTGCAGAAGTTGACGCGTCGGCGGTACACGTTGGAGTACAAGCAGGAGGCGGTTCGTCTGGTGGGGCGCAACTTCACCGTGGCCCCGGCGAACACCGTCTGGGTGGGCGAGATGACCTATATCCCCACTCGGGAAGGCTGGCTGTACCTTGCCGTAGTGCTCGATCTGTTCAGCCGCCGCATCGTGGGCTGGGCCATGGGTGCAACGATCGACTCGGCGCTGGCCTGCGGCGCCCTCGACATGGCGTGGCACAGCCGCTCGGCCGCCGCGGGCCTGATCTTCCATAGCGATCGCGGAAGCCAGTACGCAAGCCGTTGCTACACGGACCTGCTTGCCGGGCATTCAATCAAGGCTTCCATGAGTCGCAAGGGCAACTGCTGGGACAACGCCTGCTCGGAGACCCTGTTCGGCTCACTGAAGGTTGAGCGGCTGCATGGCATGGAGTTCAACAACCATAGGGAGGCCAAGGACGCGACGCTCGAATGGCTGCTCAGGTACAACCGGTCGAGGATGCACTCGACGTTGCGCTACTTCAGCCCAGCACAGTTCCAGCAACAAGCACTCGCTTCACCAATCGCTCTCGCAGCCTGACCGCGAAGGCGCAACCGCAACTCGACGAAAGTCCAAAACCAGTACGCTTATGAGAGACGCGTTCTTGATGGAACACGCGCGCTAATCGAAGCTAGTCAAGCGCCAGGCGGCGGTCTTCAATCTCACGCGTGACATCTGCGGCAAGGTATGCATCGTCGAACGCGCTTTCGGCATTGGCGCTTGTGCGCTCGCGGAGGCCGTCGCGCTCATCGATGAAAGGCTCACACTTCAGACTGCTTGACCCACGGATGGAAAACGCCCCAGATGCCTCCGCGATGACTTTCAATCTTGCAACAGGGCCGTTGAGATCTATGATCAGAAAGACTCAGACAGCTTCGCAGCTCTTTGTGCTGCACTGGCAGGCCGCATGTTGAAGAAACGCACGAAAACACCTGTCCCGCTTCGATCGCTGACTGACTTCATAGAAGAATTCGATCGGTACTTCTCGGGTTCGACCCAACTGAAATGCTATCGAGGCCAGCGGGATGCCTCTTGGCCGAATGTAGCCGGTATATTTCGCCCTGACGCCAAAGAGCTTCTTGAAGATGAGAAAAGGGCAGTTCGAAGACTGATCTCAGTGCAGCCTCATGAGTTTGCGTCGGACGAAACCATGTTCGACAAGCTCGTTCGGATGCAGCATTTTGGACTGCCAACTCGATTGTTGGATGTTTCGCGTAATGCAATGGTGGCGCTCTTCTTTGCGACGGATGCAGGCCCCATCGACAGCAAACCGAGCGACGGTCTGGTGACCGCGTTTGCTATTCCGCCGGAACTTGAGAAGTACTATGACAGCGACTCTGTAAGCTGCATTGCCAACTTGGCCAACATGACTGCCGAGGAGAAGGCCAAGCTTTTTCAATTGAAAGAGACGCTGACCGAGGATCTATCAGAAGCTCGCACCATCGAACTCTTCAACCAGAACGACGTGGTGCAGCGACTCCTTCAATTCATCCGAGCCGAAAAATCATACTTTAGGCCGATCATGAACCCCGCAGATTTGTTTGTGCCGTATTTTGTCCATCCAAAAATGAGCAACCGACGAATCCTTGCGCAGTCCGGGGCTTTCATCCTCTACGGCTTTACTCCGCCCCAGACGATGTTCTTTCCCTATCAGATCGACCCAACCTCATTTACTGTTCCCCACGATGTCAAACGCTCCATTCGAGAGGCGCTCGACAATATTGGCATCAACGAAAGCACGTTGTTTCCAGAGATTGATAAGGCTGCGGCTTGGATCAAGAACAGCTACCCAGGTAGTTCGGCATCGGGCACGACTATGCAAAAGCCCACAACTGGAATGCACCCAATGCGAGCGTTATGGAATCTTTTTAGGACGAGTAGGTGATGCACCCTCGTTCCTAAACCTTCCTCCACTTGTCCCTGCCGCCAACACTAGTGTCGCGGACTCGCTCAACGAGAACGGCTGAATCCGGGTTGATCTCACGAGCTCGCTCAATCGCCGCAGCCTGGGTCGGAAGGACGTCGCTGGCTCTTTCCGAACCCGGTTTTCGCACCGCGTAATCGCCCTGTTCGCGCCTTTCGATAAACAGTTCATTCTTTGCCATGGAATCCTCGCGTTTCTACGGATCGGATACACCGCCAAGCATAATTGTACGGCTACACGACTCGAGTTGTCCGATTGAGCCGACAAAGCGCGCCCGAGGGTCGCGTTGAGCTTGTCCCTCGCTTTCCAGGCTATGGAACACCTCTTTTCCCAAAAGTTGTTGAACAAAACCGAAGAGCAACCTTCCCAACGAACTACAAGTCATGCAAATGGCCACTGCGCTCCACCTAAGGCGGATGCTTTTTATTAAGGCAACCGGAAAACCAGGCCCGTCGCCGGCCGCCGAGGATCGCAGACCCCACCATGCGCGGTCGGATCGATGGCAGCGATCTGTTGTTTGTGCCGCAGCAACTCCTCCGCCTGAACCGAACCGGTGTAGCTCTTGCCGCTTCGCTTCCGCGCCAGAATCGCCTGCGTCGAAGTCACAAGCTCAATCGGAAGCGAGAGGCCGTCCTTGCCAATTTCCAGAGGCGTCATCTCAGTCTTCCACCTCACCGGAAGCTTTAACTGCTTCATAGGTCTCGGTAATTCCATGTCCAACGGCAGATACAGCTGTTCCATGCTCTCCTGATGCCTCTCCCGCCACAAGATCAGAAGCAGCGGAGTCATCTCCCCGAGAACCATCTGCGTACGCTCCACAATCGCATGGCATCCCCTGCAGAGCGTAATCATCAAATCCAGCTTGGAAACACCTGGCACCCTGTGATGGACGCATAGTTTGCGCCTTTCCAGATTCGGACAGGCACGGCATCGGCGCCCATCCCGATCCAGAACCACTTCGCGCAGGCCGCCGTAATACTCCTCGTCCTGGCGTTTCATCGAGTAGCACGACGAGCACAGTCCGAGCGCGAGGATCTCCGAACGCCCGCATGGACAGAAGATTCCGCGCTGTTTCATCGGCCGCTTATCCTTCATGCTTTCCTGCCCCGACTCAAGTACATATAGACTGTGTTTCTTGACACTCCCAGCTCTTTCGCGAGCATCGCCTTCGACTCGCCCGCTGAGATTCGTTGGAGAAGCACGGCGGCCTGCGCTGCGGGACGAACCGATATGCGGCTAAACGGATAATTGATAAACCAATATACTCGAAGCCGTGTCCGTAAGACGATCCCTCAACGGACGTTCTGCGGAAGATCACCGGTTCGCTGAAACACAGTAAAGCTTGTCTCATTAACCTGGTACGGTGATATTCTCACACAAGGCCCGCCAAACGTTACACATTATGCCAAAAACTCTCATAGGTTACGCACGATGCTCCACGGACAAGCAGGACCTCACCGCCCAGCGGGAAGCACTCACCGATTTAGGAGTTGCGGCGGACCGAATTTATGTAGATCACGGGTTGACCGGAACGAACCGAGCGAGGCCAGGGTTGAACCAGGCGCTTGCCGCTGTTCGCAAGGGAGACACGTTGGTCGTGCCGAAGTTGGATCGACTCGCCCGTTCGGTGCCCGATGCGCGGTCCATTGCAGATGAGCTGGCAGACCGTGGTGTCACCTTGGCTCTTGGACAAAACCGCTATGACCCTTCTAATCCCATGGGCAAGATGTTCTTCAACATCCTGGCCACCTTCGCCGAGTTTGAGTCCGATCTAATTCGACTGCGAACCCGAGAAGGTATGAAGATTGCTCGCGCAAAAGGCAGACTCCGCGGCAAACAGCCGAAGCTCTCAGACAAACAGCAGAAGGAGTTGGGCCGTATGCATGGAACCGGCCAATACACGATCAGCGACTTGGCGGAGTTGTTTTCTATCTCTAGGCCGACGGTGTACCGGACGCTCCTTCGTTCTGCTCAACCGTAATGTGTTTCTCGATCAGTCGGAAGCACAGTGGCCTGTTCGCTTGAGTGCTCGGTGAGTGGTTTGGCGATAATGCGCAAGCTGAGACCTCCGCAACTTCACATGTTCGAGAGCTGGTCTAGGTTGTGACATACGATAGGAACATATCCACTATTAGTGGTGGCGTTGTCCCTACTCGTCTCGCAACGTCTTTGCGGGTTCAATGCGCGCAATGCGCAAAGTGGGCACAGTGGTGGCCAGCAGGGTGACGGCGGCGAGCGTGAGAACTACGGCCGCGATGGTCGGCGCGTCGTAGACGCCGACGCCGTAGAGCACGCTGCGCATGGCGCGTAGAGCGCCGGTACAGAGGATGAGTCCTACGACCAAGCCGGCGACTGAGGCGCGTACGCCCGGTGAGCTTACGTGAATCATGGCGCGGCGGACACTTGATCCGAGCGCAATGCGAATGCCAATCTCGCGAGTCTTCTGCACTACCATGTTGGAGACGAGAGCGAAGATGCCGACCGCACTGAGGAGCAACGCCAGGCCGGCCATGGCGCTGAGCAAGGCTACCTCAATGCGCTGCGTGGCGAGGGTCGCCGCCATCAGATCGCTCATGCTGTAGAAGCCCGAAAAAGGCAGGCTCGGATCGGCACTCGAAAGCGCGCGCTGCATCTGGCCGGTCAGGCCGTCAATGGGCGCAGCGGTGCGGACGATCCAACTTGGCTGGAACCAGGTGTGGACGAGGGGGAGAAGCCGCGCATTTATCTGTGTGGCGGGAATGTACACGGTGCGCTCGCTGGTGATAGGGCCGGAGTCGTCAATGCCGGGCGCAGTGGCTACGTCGGCCACCATTCCGACAATCGTGACGCCCTTGTTGAAGGAGCGGCCGACGGGATCGGCTCCGTTGAAGAAACGGCGCGCGAAGGCCTTGTTCACGATAGCTACCGGCTTGGTGTGGGTGCCGTCAGAGCCGGTGAATGCGCGGCCGCGCAGCAGGGAGATTTGTAGAGCGTCGAAGTAGCCCGGCGTAACGTAGACTACGTCGGTTTCGGCCTCGAGTCCAGCTTCAGGTCCGTCGCCGATCTTCACCGAGTCGTTCAGGGCGCGCTCGTAAGGAAGCGTCAGTCCAACCGCTGCGATCTGCACTCCGGGAATCTGCTGCATTGCCGCGATGGATGTGTCGAGCAGGTGGGCGAAAGCGGCCGGGTCACGATAGCGCGCGTCGTCGAGCGAGGCCTTGGCGGTCATCACGCCGTTTGGAATAAAACCCGGTGGCAGTGTTTCCAGGTGAATGAGCGTGCGGATGAGCAGGCCGGAAGCAGCAAGCAGCACGACGGTCAGAGCTACTTCACCGGCAATAAGAGCCTGCCTCAGGCGCAAGCGATCGCCACCGAATCCTACGCGCATGGCCATGGAGGAACGCAGATCAACCTTGCGCGAGGCGAGGGCGGGTAGCATTCCGAACAGCAGGCAGGTGAATACGGCGACAGCCAGCGTAAACGCAAGCACGCGACCATCGAGAGGCACGCTGGCGACGGGCAGAAAACCCTCAGGAAGCATTGAAAGCAGACCGCGCAGTGCCACAAATCCTGCTCCGATGCCGGCCAATCCGCCCATGAGGGCCAGCAGCAGATTTTCAACCCAAAGCTGCATTTGAATCTGGCCGTGGGACGCGCCAAGGGCCAGGCGGATTGCGATTTCCGGCGTGCGGCGCAGCATGCGTACCAGGGTGAGGCCGGCCAGGTTGGCGCAGGCGATGAGCAGGATGATGCCGGCGGCCAGCATGAGGGTGAGCGCCTTGGGGCGAAGATCTTCTGTCTTGCCTTTTTGCAGGGGCACGGAATACCAGGTGAGTTGCCCCCCGGCAACGTGTCCCGCGAAACGCGCGGCCTGCCCAGCCCAGGCGCGGTTGATCTCCGCGTCTGCCTGCTGCCAGGTGGCTCCGTCGCGCAGGCGTGTAATCACATCGAAGTTGGCTCCGCCGCCTTCCCCCTCGCGGCTTGGCTGGAGAGCGGTGTAAATGTCGGCGTGGGAAGGCGTGACAGCGCCCTGGGGCAGAACGCCGACTACGGTGTAGGGCTCGCCTTTCAGATGAATGGTCTGTCCAAGAAGATTGCGATCGCCGCCAAAGGTGGTGCGCCAGAGGTTGTAGCTCAGGATCGCGGATTTTGGGCCGTGCGGCTGATCTTCTGTGGCAGTGAAGTTGCGCCCGAGGAGCGGCTGAATATCGAGCACATCAAGGTAGTGCGCCGAGATGCGCGCTGCGTGAAGATACTGGACCTGTCCGCCAGCCTGTGAGTAGCGTGGCTGGACCGAGCCCGATTGGACCGGGTCGACCTGAAGATTAACTCCGCTGGCCATGCCGCTTGAAATCGCCGAGATTAACGAGGGGACATTGTCGCGCAGAGCTTCCCACTCCTCCCCGTCGAGGGCGATCATGTCCTGTGAGGGATGGGGGCCAGTGGCGTGTTCGTAGATCACGCCCAGGCGCTCGGGATGCGCGTAAGGCAGGCTCTTGAGCATCAGCGCATTCACGATGGAAAAGATTGCGGTGTTCGCGCCGATCGAGAGCGCAAGCGTAAGGACGACCGTGAGTGTGAAGCCGTGATTTCGACGAAGTTGGCGCAGGCCAAAGCGCGCATCCTGCCATAAAAGCTCCACATCCGTGCCGGCGCGCTGATCACGTACCGCCTGCTTTAGCTGTTCGATACCGCCGAACTCTGCCTGCGCGGTCCGTCGAGCTTCGGACGCAGGCATGCCCGCAGCGATCCTTTCGTCGGTAAGCATATTCACGTAGGCATGCACTTCATCGTCAAGTTGGTTCTCCACCCGGCTCTTTTGGAAGAGATTGCGCATCATGCTGGTAGTACGCGACCAGAGTTTCATCGTTCACTCCTTAACTTGCCCTCAAAGCGTTCGTCATGGCGACGGCAACCCGCGTCCATTGTTCTGTTTCTACTTCAAGCTGGCCCCTTCCGGCTTTAGTGAGGCGGTAAAACTTCGCACGACGATTATTCTCCGACTCGCCCCAGAAGGAACTCAGCCAGCCCGCTTCCTCCAGGCGGTGAAGGGCAGGAAATAACGAGCCAGGCTTGACGAGAAATGTCCCTTGCGTGATCTGCTCGATGCGGCGCGAAACACCCAGACCGTGGAGTTCTCCCGCCCCGAGCGCCTTCAGGATGAGGAGATCGAGAGTGCCTTGCAGAAGACTTGTCTTTTTAGAACTCATTTGCCCCGTCCTATCGAATAACTACATGAGCTTAACCTTCTTCGTACAGATTGTCAATAGGAGATGGAGTTTGGACGGCATCGTCAACTTAATGGGTGTGAGAAGCTGAGGTGGTGAGTAGCGCCGAGCGGTATTATCGTCATCGTTTTCCGATCGAAGTGGTGGAGCACTGCGTCTGGCTGTATTTTCGCTTCTGCCTAAGCTACCGCAATATCGAAGAGATGATGGCTGTGCGCGGTGTCCGAGTGACGTATGAAACGGTTCGGGAATGGTGCCGGAAGTTTGGCGCCCTCTATACGACACAGCTTCGAAAGAGTCGCCCTCGCATCGGTTCGAAGTGGCATCTGGATGAAGTCTTCCTTTAAATGAACGGCGTTCAACACTATCTATGGCGGGCTGTGGATCAGAATGGCGTCACTATCGACATCCTGGTCCAGCCGAAGCGGGATCGCTGGGCGGCACTGCGCTTCTTTCGCAAGCTACTCCACTCCGCAGGAGTTGCCCCTCGCGTCATCGTCACGGACAAACTCCGAAGCTATGCTGCAGCGAAAAGGCTAATCCTGCCTGAGATAGAACACCGGCAGAGCCGTTATCTGAACAATCGATGCGAGAACTCCCATCAGCCCACACGCACACGAGAAAGACAGATGAAACGCTTCCAGAACCCGGAACAGGCACAACGTTTTCTTTCCAGCCTCTAGTCGATCAACACCCTAACGCAATTGTGCCCGCCAAGTGAAGGCGATTTAAGAGCGACGCGTGGACGAAAACATAAAAGGGGGACGCAGGGCGCATCCCCAGATTCCTGCTATGTGAGGCGAGTCTCGGAAGATTGGGCTCGCACGTAAATATAAGTATACCCACCTGAGGGTCGGAGTTCCCTGCGGCGAACCCACCGCCTATCATGAAGCAGGAGTTCGCCCCCGAGGAGACTATGACTTTAGGACGACGATGGTGGGGCCTGATGCTCATTGGAGTTGGCCTGATGCTATTCGGAACAACCCGGCGGCTCTGGCAGGAGTGGTCGTGTTTTGCGATCATCGCTACTGGAATCGTCGTAGCGCTGCCTGCTCGCTTTACAGGCAGGCCTCCGCGATAGGTCTGCCCTACACGAAAGGTTGAAATGGCTGAATCTGATCTACAAGCAGAAATAGCACGGCTCCGAGCGGAAAACGATCGGCTCAAAGGAAGAAGCGAGCGAGGCGTGACCATGAAGGTCAGCGAGAAAGGAGCTCTCTCCGTCTATGGTCTTGGCCGATTTCCGATCACGCTCTACAAAGAACAATGGCGCAAAGTTCTCAGCATGGCGGCTGAGATCGAGGAGTACATCCAGGAGAACGACTCCAAGCTGAAGGCGAAAGAGTAGCGACAATCCGCCAGGCTCCCCTTATCAAGTAAGGCGTCCTCCTTACAATGTAAGGAGAGGGCGTAGGAATGTCTTTGGTTCTGTCGCAGTAGGGCGGTTTGCTAACCTTTGCATTGACTGTGAGGAGTTGGCGAACATGAAACAGGCATTGAATCCATTGCTGGCCAGGGTGTTGAACGCTTGCACTATCCGTTAGATGTGATTCTGCTTTGTGTCCGCTGGTACAGTGCATATCCGTTGAGCCTTAGGAACCTAGAAGAGATGATGGCCGAGCGTGGGATCTCGGTCGATCACTCGACGGTACACCGCTGGGCAATGAAAGTGTTGCCGGTGACTATCATTGTGCTCGAAAAGAAGAGCCGGACATTATCTGGATGTCCGGCTCTTGGAAGCCCAAATAAAGTTTCCTTAGAACTCCAGCCGGAATGTGACCTGACCCTGGCGATTGCAATTGCCAATATTCCCTTGGTTATTGCATCCCTGGTTAACGACCTGGCCAAATGTACTGTCATCCACGTTGGTGTCTGGACCGTTGAAGATCGTTCGATTCAACGCGTTGAAGTAGTCGACCTGGAGAATACCGGTAAAGCGTTCCCCAAAGAAAAACCGTTTCCTCGCATTAAAATTCTCATTGTAGAACGCTGGATCCTTGAGCGCGCCGAAATTGCGCGGGGTGTCGGCCAACGTATAGGGAGGGCTATCCGTGAATGCAGCTGGGTTGAAGATCGGTGTGACGGCTTTCGTGATGAACTGAGTGCGGGCACGATTGTAGCTACCAGTGTGGAGTGCGACCCCTGGCACACGGAGCGGGCGATAAAAGCCATTAGGAAACGGAGTGCCATTTTGCGTCACGCCGAGAGGAGTTCCCGAAACGTATGTAGTGACCCACGCGACCTGCCAACCGCCGAAAATCTGGCCGGTTACACCATGATTGGAGAAATACTTCTTTCCGGGACCTATAGGTAGCTCGTAGGTTCCGCTGATTTTGAGCGTTTCCAGGGGATTGTTGCTGGAGATGACCCATTCCGGCTTTTGGTTGAATTTGTTGATGCCGCCATTAGCGAAACTGGAGAATCCGCTGCTAGTATTGTCCATTTGGTGGGAAAGCGTATATCCAGAAAGGAACGCCAGACCGTTTGTAAAACGCTTGTCGACCTCGACTTGGATGCTTTGATAATAGGTAGTGCCTGAACCTTCAAAGTTATTGAAGATATTTGAGTACTGCGGGTAAGGCACCAGCGATTGCGCCACCGTAGCCGATCCGCCGAAATCATTGATAAAGTTGCTATACGGCAGGCTAAACCCGGCGGCTTGGGCGGCTCCGTTGTTGAAGGTCAATCCGAGCTGGCTACCCAGGGCTAGGTATTTCGGATCGAGCTGGTCGATTTTATTCAATTGGCTGGGCAGGTGGATGATCCGGTTGCCAAGCCAAGCTACGGTAAGAAACATGTTGTAGGGAAGCTCGCGCTGATAGTTTGCGTTCCACTGCTGGGCGTAGGGGGCGTAGCCGTCGTTCTTGCTGAAGGCGTTGATTTGAGTACCCGCACCGAGCGCGGTGTTGAAGGGGGTTCCCGGCGGGTCCGGCAGGATATTGGTATCCCAGCTTCCGTAGGCGGATTGCGCAGTACCCGTGCTGTTCCGCTTGAACGATCCCGCCAACAAGTTCCCGTAGTTCACGGCGACTTTGTTGGTCCCATATTCGTAAGCGCCTCCATTCAGGAACGCCACGGAGAAGCCAGCCTGGACGACTGATTTTTCATTCAACTTGTAGGCGAACCCAACGCGAGGACCGAAGTGTCCCCAGTGAATGTCGGCCTTGTTGTATCCGGCACAGCCGATGCAGGCGCCGAACTTGGTCGCAGCGCCCGGAATCGGGGTACCCGAAGCCGTGGCGTAGTGGGGATCTGTCCCGTTGGGATTAAAGAAGACAATATTGTTGTGGTTTTCGGTGAAGGGCGACATAATATCCCAACGCACGCCCACGTTAACGGTCAACTTCGGAGACAGTTTTATGTCGTCCTGTATGTATGGGGAGAAGACATAGTTGCGGAGCTGAAGCTCCTGTGAATTCGTTCGGTTCGCGTTGTCGGGGATCCCGAGTAGGAAGCTGGCGAAGGAACTTCCGGAGCTGTTAAAGTTTGGCTGCTGCACCCCGTTCACATATGGCACCGAAGTAGTACGCTGGCTGAAGTTAAACTGGCCGCCTGCGGTCTGTTCTTCATTATCGTCCTGGTACGAACGGCGGAATTCGCCGCCGATGTTAAAGGTTTGGCGTCCGGTTGTCCAGAGCCAATTATTCACCAAGGCAACGCCGAGTTTGCGGTTGATCGATCCAGAGTTCGACCCGCTCGTGCCCCAACTCGTAAGTGCGCTCTGCCCGTCGAAGGTGATGTTCGGCGGAATTACTCCGCCTTGCACCGCCGGGAATGAGTACCTGCTATGGTTGAGCTGGTCGTTAATTTCACCGATCCAACCGGCCCCCGCGGTCATCGATATGTTCGCTGAATACGCGTGGTTATAAGTGAGCAGGTAACCGCTGCCTTGGGCAGGGAAGTCCCTCAAACTATTCAACGGATTCGGCGGAATGACGAAGGGATTATTGTCAAAGCCGACATTGTGAAAGTGGTTGTGCCACATGCTGAAGTGGACGCTCTGCCGGGTGTCGATGACCTGGTCAACGGTAAAACCCCAAACATGTTGAATTGTCGGGTTTGGATAGGCAACGTAGCTCTTATTCTGCTGCTGACCTCCCGGTCCGCTGCCCTGTTGATCGGGATCGGGAATATAAGGAAGCAGGATGGCTGAAGTCGGACTGATGCGGGCGGGGCAGATTACATTCAGCGCTCCATTGCACTGAAACTGCGCCCCGGTCGTCGGATCGAAGATCGGAATTACGTTGCCATTACTATCGACATAGTGGCTAAAGTCACCGGATTTCATCGCGACACTCGGCACCGTCGCAGGGTTCTGATTTAGGTTATTGAGGCTGAACCACTCCTGGCTGTAATGGCCAAACGTCCGGTTGCGGCCGTCATATACT containing:
- a CDS encoding helix-turn-helix domain-containing protein; its protein translation is MLLQRISAGESKAMLAKELGVSRNTVYMYLSRGRKA
- a CDS encoding IS3 family transposase, translated to MVQKLTRRRYTLEYKQEAVRLVGRNFTVAPANTVWVGEMTYIPTREGWLYLAVVLDLFSRRIVGWAMGATIDSALACGALDMAWHSRSAAAGLIFHSDRGSQYASRCYTDLLAGHSIKASMSRKGNCWDNACSETLFGSLKVERLHGMEFNNHREAKDATLEWLLRYNRSRMHSTLRYFSPAQFQQQALASPIALAA
- a CDS encoding PadR family transcriptional regulator, which encodes MSSKKTSLLQGTLDLLILKALGAGELHGLGVSRRIEQITQGTFLVKPGSLFPALHRLEEAGWLSSFWGESENNRRAKFYRLTKAGRGQLEVETEQWTRVAVAMTNALRAS
- a CDS encoding HNH endonuclease gives rise to the protein MKQRGIFCPCGRSEILALGLCSSCYSMKRQDEEYYGGLREVVLDRDGRRCRACPNLERRKLCVHHRVPGVSKLDLMITLCRGCHAIVERTQMVLGEMTPLLLILWRERHQESMEQLYLPLDMELPRPMKQLKLPVRWKTEMTPLEIGKDGLSLPIELVTSTQAILARKRSGKSYTGSVQAEELLRHKQQIAAIDPTAHGGVCDPRRPATGLVFRLP
- a CDS encoding DUF2188 domain-containing protein, translating into MAKNELFIERREQGDYAVRKPGSERASDVLPTQAAAIERAREINPDSAVLVERVRDTSVGGRDKWRKV
- a CDS encoding FRG domain-containing protein — translated: MLKKRTKTPVPLRSLTDFIEEFDRYFSGSTQLKCYRGQRDASWPNVAGIFRPDAKELLEDEKRAVRRLISVQPHEFASDETMFDKLVRMQHFGLPTRLLDVSRNAMVALFFATDAGPIDSKPSDGLVTAFAIPPELEKYYDSDSVSCIANLANMTAEEKAKLFQLKETLTEDLSEARTIELFNQNDVVQRLLQFIRAEKSYFRPIMNPADLFVPYFVHPKMSNRRILAQSGAFILYGFTPPQTMFFPYQIDPTSFTVPHDVKRSIREALDNIGINESTLFPEIDKAAAWIKNSYPGSSASGTTMQKPTTGMHPMRALWNLFRTSR
- a CDS encoding recombinase family protein, whose product is MPKTLIGYARCSTDKQDLTAQREALTDLGVAADRIYVDHGLTGTNRARPGLNQALAAVRKGDTLVVPKLDRLARSVPDARSIADELADRGVTLALGQNRYDPSNPMGKMFFNILATFAEFESDLIRLRTREGMKIARAKGRLRGKQPKLSDKQQKELGRMHGTGQYTISDLAELFSISRPTVYRTLLRSAQP
- a CDS encoding ABC transporter permease, whose protein sequence is MKLWSRTTSMMRNLFQKSRVENQLDDEVHAYVNMLTDERIAAGMPASEARRTAQAEFGGIEQLKQAVRDQRAGTDVELLWQDARFGLRQLRRNHGFTLTVVLTLALSIGANTAIFSIVNALMLKSLPYAHPERLGVIYEHATGPHPSQDMIALDGEEWEALRDNVPSLISAISSGMASGVNLQVDPVQSGSVQPRYSQAGGQVQYLHAARISAHYLDVLDIQPLLGRNFTATEDQPHGPKSAILSYNLWRTTFGGDRNLLGQTIHLKGEPYTVVGVLPQGAVTPSHADIYTALQPSREGEGGGANFDVITRLRDGATWQQADAEINRAWAGQAARFAGHVAGGQLTWYSVPLQKGKTEDLRPKALTLMLAAGIILLIACANLAGLTLVRMLRRTPEIAIRLALGASHGQIQMQLWVENLLLALMGGLAGIGAGFVALRGLLSMLPEGFLPVASVPLDGRVLAFTLAVAVFTCLLFGMLPALASRKVDLRSSMAMRVGFGGDRLRLRQALIAGEVALTVVLLAASGLLIRTLIHLETLPPGFIPNGVMTAKASLDDARYRDPAAFAHLLDTSIAAMQQIPGVQIAAVGLTLPYERALNDSVKIGDGPEAGLEAETDVVYVTPGYFDALQISLLRGRAFTGSDGTHTKPVAIVNKAFARRFFNGADPVGRSFNKGVTIVGMVADVATAPGIDDSGPITSERTVYIPATQINARLLPLVHTWFQPSWIVRTAAPIDGLTGQMQRALSSADPSLPFSGFYSMSDLMAATLATQRIEVALLSAMAGLALLLSAVGIFALVSNMVVQKTREIGIRIALGSSVRRAMIHVSSPGVRASVAGLVVGLILCTGALRAMRSVLYGVGVYDAPTIAAVVLTLAAVTLLATTVPTLRIARIEPAKTLRDE